In Myxococcales bacterium, the DNA window TCAAGATGCAGGAGTACTCGGCGGGCAACGCGATCGTCGTCTTCCCCGACGCCTCCGGCGGCCGCTGGGACATGACGGGAGAGACCGACCTCGCCTTCTTCGACACGATGCGCGAGAGCCTCGAGGGCTCGCTGTGCGTGAACCGTCAGCGCGTGTTCGCCGTGGGCTTCTCGAACGGCGGGTACTTCACGAACCACCTCGGCTGCAGCCGCGCGGCCACCGTGCGCGCGATCGTCCCCGCCGACGGGGGCTTCCCCGGCTCGGCCTCCAAGTGTGGCAAGACGGCGGCGCTCGTCTACCACCGCGCCGAGGACGACGTGGTCTCCGTCTCCAACGGCCAGAAGACCCGCGACGCCTGGGTGGGCATCAACACCTGCCAGAAGACGTCGAAGCCCTTCGGCGAGCACGGCTTCGACGGCAAGGGCTGCGTCGCGTACGACGGGTGCCCCGGGACGACGCCGGTCGTCTACTGCGAGGACGCCGCGAAGAGCCCATACAAACACGACCTCCGCGACGTCTACCGCGTGCCGATCTGGAAGTGGCTCGACGCCTTTCAGTGACGTGTCGCAGGGAGCTTTCGTGACGGCTCGGGCCCCTCGCAGCGCGGGCACCGCACCGTCGCGCACGTGCGCAAGCTCGGCTCGGCGCGCAGGCCTCCTTGCACCTGGAAGTTGTCCCAGCAGCCGGTCCTCGCGGCCTCGTTCCCGGTCATCTTGCGCAAGCAGGCCATGAGCGAGGCGCGCGCCGCTTTGCACGCGGGGTCGTCGTCGCACGCGCCGATCTCGCTCTCGCAGTCCTCGGCGAGGCACGGTGCGCAGGGTGGGTCCGCGTCTCGAACCCGCGGACCGTCGCACACGCCGCGCTCGCACGTGACGAACCTCCGGTGCTCGCTCATCATCCCGAGCTGACCGTCGCTCGGGCAGTCGCTCAGGGTCTCGCACGCGATCGCCACGGCGGCGCCCGGGCAGCTGTCGGCGCAGAACCGCTCGCCGCCGAGCGAGACGCAGCAGAGCCCGCCGTGGCACTCCGCCCGCCCGAGGCACGTGTGCCCTCCGTCACCTTCGTGACCTGCGTCGGGTGGCGAGGCGTCGCTCACGCCCTGTGCAGGATACACACGAACCGGAGGGGCCGACGACGGCGGCGGCGGCACGAGCGCCTTGGGGGGCACACGCTCCTCGCATGCCCCGAGCGCCACCGAGGCCACGACGACCACACGCACGAACGCCCGCCATTTTCGGTCTCGTTCGCTCATTCGGCCTCGAACGGGTTCCGGTCGAACACGAGCGGCTCGATGCCGACGGCGGCCCCCGAGCCCACCGGCACCGCCGCGGACGACGCACCGGACGGAGCCCCCGACGGGGCCTGGGCGACGCCCCCCGCGACGACCTTCGTCCACACGAGGAACCCGGCGACGGCGAGCCCACCGAGCACGAGGACGAGGACGAGCAGCACCCCCACGACGCTCCCCTTTCGGCGCCGTGGCGCGTGACCGGGCGGCCCAGGAGGGACATACGCGGGCGCCGACGGAGAGGGCCCACGAGCCCCGGGCGCGACGTAGGGAGGCTGCGCGGGAGGCGCGACCGCGGGAGGCGGGCCGAGCCTCGCCCCGACGAGCGTGGGAGCGACGTGCGACACGACCTCGTCGCGGAGGTCGAACGTGATCGTGGTCGCGCCGATCCGGAGCACGTGCCCAGGCGTGACGAGCCCTCGACGAAACGGTGCGCCGTCGAGCGTGACGCCGTTGGCGCTCCCGAGGTCGGACGCCTCGACGCCGTACGGCGTCCGCTGCACGACGAGGTGCCTGTGCGAGACCCCCGGGTCCTCGAGCACCACGTCGCAGTGGGGATCACGCCCGAACACGAGCGGGCGGTCGGCGAGGACGACGTTCGCGCGATCGTGAGGTCCCGTGACGCGGAGGTGCACACGAAGGCATACGCACGCCCCGTGCCCACGAGCGACGCGCGCGCGGGCGGCCTCACGGGGCGCCGGGCCGGCAACCCATGCGCCCCGCTGCAGCTCTTGCGGGGCGCCACGACGGCCCCCTGCAAACCTAGGGAACTACTCGAGAATCACTCGAACTGAGCCACGTCCCCCGCGCCCGCGCGCACCACCGTGGGAGGGTTCGTGGTGAGGTCGACGACCGACGTGGGCACGAGCCCGCCCGCGCCGCCGTCGATCACGAGGCCGAGCCCCTTGAACGCGTCGTCGATCTCGTTCGCGTCGACGAACGGATCCTCGCCCGCTCGCTGCGCCGTGGTCGAGATGACCGGGCGCCCGAGCTCCTTGGCGATGGCCTGGATGATGGCGTTGTTCGGCACCCGGATGCCCACGGTCTTCTTCTTCATCTGCACGAGCTTCGGCACCTCGCGCGTGGCCTCGAGGATGAAGCAGTAGGGCCCCGGCAAGAGGTGCTTGAGCACGCGGTACTGGTGGTTCTCGACGATGGCGTACCGCGCGATGTCCGACAGGTCGGAGCAGACGAACGCGAGGTTGTGCTCCCGATCCATCCCCTTGATCGCGTAGAGGCGATCGATCGCCTTTTTGTTCATGAGATC includes these proteins:
- a CDS encoding FHA domain-containing protein; translation: MQRGAWVAGPAPREAARARVARGHGACVCLRVHLRVTGPHDRANVVLADRPLVFGRDPHCDVVLEDPGVSHRHLVVQRTPYGVEASDLGSANGVTLDGAPFRRGLVTPGHVLRIGATTITFDLRDEVVSHVAPTLVGARLGPPPAVAPPAQPPYVAPGARGPSPSAPAYVPPGPPGHAPRRRKGSVVGVLLVLVLVLGGLAVAGFLVWTKVVAGGVAQAPSGAPSGASSAAVPVGSGAAVGIEPLVFDRNPFEAE
- a CDS encoding threonylcarbamoyl-AMP synthase yields the protein MLLEIYPDHPEPRKIRRAVEALEAGEVIAYPTDTVYGLGCDLMNKKAIDRLYAIKGMDREHNLAFVCSDLSDIARYAIVENHQYRVLKHLLPGPYCFILEATREVPKLVQMKKKTVGIRVPNNAIIQAIAKELGRPVISTTAQRAGEDPFVDANEIDDAFKGLGLVIDGGAGGLVPTSVVDLTTNPPTVVRAGAGDVAQFE